In Bacteroidales bacterium, a single genomic region encodes these proteins:
- a CDS encoding gliding motility-associated C-terminal domain-containing protein: MKKYFFIFTALFLYSVIITQAQIPTYQMSDQPITGVCEGIFTDSDAGTDLLINPNTYGNNESFIMTFCSGSNEPMTFAFSSLDIGSGDHLVIFDGPNTSSPVLYDLSNTNPGSLTIYSTGTCLTFWFSSDASGSLFAANGNWSAYFACGIVTPPVVAADNCENAPTICSLDGYFGNTSSNYTPDEPGNMCQSCGLFEGSLENNSWLQFVANNSTVVFTVTLLSCSDNIGIQFGVYSGSNCNNFALMTPVSWTDVDAPITPGTVSTITATGLVPGQVYYIMIDGNAGDDCQYIINGLSGIQLGASITPNQTICQGESATIQINVDASIPITWISNPPDPGLAGQENNTTITVSPASSTTYSVHVQNTTGFCSMDTTLVSAVTVLPASDPLCSGGGISCSIDKTDASMCPVAPTFTCDGTATVIVNGADGPFNYLWNDGNTSDTRNDLCAGTYSVTVSDPNGQYSPTSCSVTILGPPSPVITATASPSIIINGDSSVICASGGISYTWSSTPADNSLTGQNNLPCPVVFPSSTTTYIVVGVDAGGCQNTTSVTVTVAAEPPVVDFEAYPLSGCEPLTVHFTDLSSNVEPDATYYWDFGNTTYSYEQNPTAYYANSGTYDVSLTVTNSINSAATLVKQQYITVYPKPIAIFSTSPENSTSIIDPTFSFFDNSLRDPVQWYWTFGDGEYSTSQNTFHCYSYDDIYYHFPSMEDTGTYLVTLIVTTIHGCSDTTSKYIYIESDYALYVPNAFTPNEDPKNQYFCPAGYGILNEDFSMHIYNRWGQRVYETQTWDDCWDGKYNNKPAATGTYVYIINFSDSKRHKHTAKGIVTLYR; this comes from the coding sequence TTACAGATTCGGATGCCGGAACCGACCTATTAATAAACCCTAATACTTATGGAAACAACGAAAGTTTTATCATGACTTTTTGTTCTGGTTCAAACGAACCTATGACATTTGCTTTTTCATCACTTGATATTGGCAGTGGCGACCACCTGGTTATTTTTGACGGGCCAAATACTTCATCACCTGTGTTGTATGATTTGTCAAACACCAATCCCGGTTCTCTGACTATTTATTCCACTGGCACATGTTTAACATTCTGGTTTTCAAGTGATGCAAGCGGAAGTTTGTTTGCTGCTAATGGAAATTGGTCAGCATATTTTGCATGCGGAATAGTAACTCCTCCGGTGGTTGCAGCAGATAATTGTGAAAATGCCCCTACAATTTGCAGTCTGGATGGTTATTTTGGAAATACCAGCAGTAATTATACCCCTGATGAACCTGGTAATATGTGCCAATCGTGTGGTTTATTTGAAGGTTCGCTTGAAAATAATTCGTGGTTACAATTTGTAGCAAACAATAGCACTGTTGTGTTTACAGTGACATTATTGTCCTGCAGCGATAATATTGGAATTCAGTTCGGTGTTTATTCAGGATCCAATTGTAACAACTTTGCTTTAATGACTCCCGTTTCATGGACAGATGTAGATGCTCCAATCACACCCGGGACTGTCTCCACAATTACAGCCACCGGCCTTGTCCCTGGACAAGTTTATTATATCATGATTGATGGAAATGCCGGCGACGATTGCCAATATATTATCAATGGCCTGTCGGGCATACAACTTGGGGCATCCATAACACCAAACCAGACAATATGCCAAGGCGAATCTGCCACCATACAGATAAATGTTGATGCCAGTATTCCAATCACATGGATTTCAAACCCACCTGACCCCGGGTTAGCTGGTCAGGAGAACAACACTACCATTACCGTAAGCCCTGCTTCTTCAACAACGTATTCTGTTCATGTTCAGAACACTACCGGATTTTGTTCCATGGATACAACACTAGTTTCTGCTGTTACTGTGTTACCTGCTAGCGACCCACTTTGTTCAGGAGGGGGTATAAGTTGTTCTATCGACAAAACGGATGCAAGCATGTGCCCTGTTGCGCCAACATTCACATGCGATGGAACAGCCACTGTGATTGTTAATGGCGCGGACGGCCCTTTCAATTATTTATGGAATGACGGAAACACCAGCGATACCCGAAATGACCTTTGTGCAGGAACCTATTCGGTGACGGTTTCAGATCCGAACGGGCAATATTCCCCTACATCTTGTTCTGTTACCATACTCGGCCCACCCTCACCGGTGATAACAGCAACAGCATCACCATCAATAATTATCAATGGTGATTCTTCTGTAATATGCGCTTCCGGAGGTATTTCCTATACATGGTCATCTACGCCTGCAGATAATTCATTAACCGGCCAGAATAATCTTCCATGCCCGGTCGTTTTTCCATCATCAACTACCACTTATATAGTGGTCGGCGTTGATGCGGGCGGATGTCAAAATACAACAAGTGTAACTGTTACGGTAGCGGCTGAGCCCCCTGTTGTGGATTTTGAAGCTTACCCATTATCAGGGTGTGAGCCTCTTACTGTTCATTTCACGGATTTATCTTCAAATGTTGAACCGGATGCCACTTATTATTGGGATTTTGGTAACACCACCTATTCCTATGAACAAAACCCGACAGCTTACTATGCAAATTCCGGTACATATGATGTATCACTAACGGTTACAAACTCTATAAACTCTGCAGCAACTCTGGTAAAACAACAATACATTACTGTTTACCCAAAGCCTATAGCAATTTTCTCTACATCTCCTGAAAACAGTACAAGTATTATCGATCCTACCTTTAGTTTTTTCGACAACTCACTCAGAGATCCGGTTCAATGGTACTGGACATTTGGAGATGGAGAATACTCCACTTCACAAAACACCTTTCACTGTTATTCTTATGATGACATTTATTATCATTTTCCATCCATGGAAGATACGGGAACCTATCTTGTTACACTCATTGTTACAACGATACATGGGTGCTCAGATACCACATCAAAGTATATTTACATTGAATCCGATTATGCATTGTATGTTCCCAATGCATTTACACCCAATGAGGACCCAAAAAATCAATATTTCTGCCCCGCCGGATATGGAATACTAAATGAAGATTTTAGCATGCATATTTACAATCGTTGGGGACAGAGGGTTTATGAAACCCAAACATGGGATGATTGCTGGGATGGTAAATATAATAACAAGCCTGCCGCAACGGGGACTTATGTATATATCATCAACTTTTCAGATTCAAAAAGGCACAAACACACAGCGAAAGGAATTGTAACTCTTTACAGATAA